The Proteiniphilum propionicum genome contains the following window.
GCACCTTCTTTCCATCGGGTGAGAATGCAAAGCCATTTATTCCTCCGTCAACGTCAGATATCTGTTTCACTCCACCGCCATCGGGATTGATTATCCATATCTGTGACGAACCCGTTTCATCACTTAGAAAGGCTATCTTTTTGCCGTTGTCGATCCACTGTGGATTGCTCTCCTGATCGCTGGTGAAAGTGAGTTGTTTTTTTTCAGAGCCATCAGATTTCATAATTACTAGCTCCGAGTTGGTTTTATTTTGAGGTATACTAACGTAAGAAACCTGATAGATGATATGCGACTTGTCGGGAGAAACTTCAACACTCCCTACCCTTACAAAACTGTAAAGGACTTCAGGGGTCATAATACCGTCCTTAATTTCAGGTACGGTCCTACCAATTATTTCCGTTATCTCTTTACTGTTTTTTTTACTTTTTTCCTGCGAAGCCTCATTGCATGACAACAGACTTCCTGTGATAACAATAGCCATAAGTATTAATTTGCCCTTCATACGATATGAAATTATATGTGTATGATTGAATTATCTGTTTTCAGGTTCTACAATACGCCCATCTATCATATGGATGGTTCTGTCGGTGATAGAGGCGAGCTGTTCGTCGTGCGTGACGATTACAAAAGTCTGGTCGAGCTTGTCGCGCAGTTCGAAGAACAGATTATGCAGCTCCTCTTTATTGTCCGAGTCAAGACTCCCCGAAGGCTCATCGGCAAAGACTACCAGGGGACTGTTTATCAGAGCCCTTGCCACAGCTACACGCTGTTTTTCTCCTCCCGAGAGCTCAGCCGGCTTATGCTCGGTACGTGCCGATAATCCCATCATATTTAGCAGCTCCTTTGCCCTTCCTTCGGCATCAGAATGCCTTGCATTACCAATAAGGGCCGGTATCATTACATTTTCGAGTGCCGTAAATTCAGGAAGAAGCTGGTGGAACTGGAAAACAAATCCGATATTTCTGTTCCGGAAATCCGACAGTCTCTTTTCGCTCAAAGTGCTCAGTTCGCTATTATTGATATAGATTCTCCCGGAATCGGCTTTTTCCAGCGTACCCATAATCATCAGAAGAGTTGTTTTACCTGCGCCACTAGGCCCCACAATAGATACGATTTCACCTTTTTGAACCTCTAAGTCTATACCCTTCAGTACCTGAAGCGGCCCAAAACTTTTAACTATTTTCTCTACTTTAATCATCTGATATCTATTTCATGCACACTACCAAAATGCGAAGGTAAGAAAAATTTTCGCACCGCAACATTTTACGCATTATTAACCGGCTTAAGGTTGCAAGTTCAGTTTGGTGCTACTTATATTTGTAATTGGACAAGTCCAGATAAATTGATTAGCTTTGTGTCAGTAAAATTATGGAGCCGGCAAACAAAACCATCACTGTGTTAGGAGGGTTACTCCGCTTGCCCCTGTGGGTTTACGGAGAGTAAAGGAGAAAGTAGTAATCAGAAAAATCGTGGTTTATGCAAGATTTAAGTAAAATGCGACAGGAATATGATGCAGAAAGCCTGAACGAGGCCGATATGGCGTCAGACCCTATTAAGGAGTTTATGGAGTGGATGGATGAAGCAATTGCGGCAAAACTGTCTGAACCTAATGCAATGGTTATTGCCACTTCTACTTCCGATGGGAAACCCTCTGCTCGTGTAGTCCTATTGAAAGAAGTGAATGATTGCGGTTTCGTTTTTTTCACCAACTACCTTAGTAGGAAAGGGATGGAATTGCTTAGCAACCCGTTTGCAGCAGTTGTGTTCGACTGGCATGATATGGGGCGGCAGGTGCGAATAGAGGGCCGTGTTGAGAAGCTGTCAGCTGAAGAATCAGATAACTATTTCAAT
Protein-coding sequences here:
- a CDS encoding ABC transporter ATP-binding protein, whose protein sequence is MIKVEKIVKSFGPLQVLKGIDLEVQKGEIVSIVGPSGAGKTTLLMIMGTLEKADSGRIYINNSELSTLSEKRLSDFRNRNIGFVFQFHQLLPEFTALENVMIPALIGNARHSDAEGRAKELLNMMGLSARTEHKPAELSGGEKQRVAVARALINSPLVVFADEPSGSLDSDNKEELHNLFFELRDKLDQTFVIVTHDEQLASITDRTIHMIDGRIVEPENR
- the pdxH gene encoding pyridoxamine 5'-phosphate oxidase translates to MQDLSKMRQEYDAESLNEADMASDPIKEFMEWMDEAIAAKLSEPNAMVIATSTSDGKPSARVVLLKEVNDCGFVFFTNYLSRKGMELLSNPFAAVVFDWHDMGRQVRIEGRVEKLSAEESDNYFNTRPENAKTGAWSSPQSKIIKSRDELDELQKETERMFAGNTIYRPSHWGGFLIRPEVIEFWKGRQSRMHDRIAYYKTEDGWSINRLAP